AAAGATACTTGAGACCACCATGCGGACCACCGAGCTTAATGCTCTTAACAGTAAGAAAGCAAAAGCTGAACTGTCCATTTTGAATTACCGTCTTAAGCAGGAAAATATTCGACTGAAGATGGCAGAATACCGTGCTTCAAAGTTAAACGTTCGGGCGGAAATTCCCGGTTCAATCATTGTGGACAGTCCAGACGAATGGCGCGGCAGGCCAGTTGAAGTTGGCCAGAAAGTGCTCATGGTGGTTGATCCGGAGAACATCAACCTTCGCATCTGGCTCCCGGAAGCGGACAATGTAAATTTCAGCAACAGTACTGAAGTAAAAGTACTCTTGAACGCCTTTCCTGATGACTCCTTGCAGGCACGTCTTAAATACGTGGCCCAGAGTGTTTCTGTAAGTCCAGAAGGAGTCCCATCGATAATGGCCGAAGGAGTCCTTGATGGCCTAGCGAATACCGGAGAAGGAAATCTTCGAATGGGTTTAAAAGGATCAGCAGTGCTTTATGGTGAAAAGGTTTCGGTCGCCTACTGGCTGCTACGCAAACCATGGGCATCAGCTCGAAGAATAATGGGAATTTAAAGGAGAATAGATATGGCAGACGAAAGTAACGATCTCAAAGTGGTTATCCCCAATGATCTTGATTACAAATTTCGCGATTTTTTCAACGTAAATGCTTCCGCCACGGAAGTGGTTATTGAAATGGGTAATGTGCATCGCTCGGTACAGAATGAAGCCGTGCTGCGCGATCGTGTAGTCTTTTCTGTTCCCGGAGCAATCCAGCTCAAGGATGCCTTGAACTCAGCTCTTGCCGAAGTGGAACGCCAGATTCGGGAAGCAGCAGAAAACAACAAGGCTTAATCTTATGATGTCAGGGGATACTCCCCTTCCGATTCTACGCCCGGACCTTGATATTATTCCGGGCCCGAAAGCCCATGACGGCTCACCCACAACGGTTGTCTATGATCCTCTTGCAAGGTCATACAACCGTTTTTCGTGGTTTGAATTTGCGGTAATCAGGCTTCTGGGGCAGCCGCGTACTCTGGACGAAGTGGTCGATCTACTGCAGCAGGATACAACCATGAATCCGACCCCAGAAGAAGTCCTGAGCGTATGTCAGGAGCTGGTTATGCAAGGGCTGACCGTGAACACCCTAGTTCAGCAACCAGATCAGCTTGAAAAAGAAGTCAAAGCCAGAACCCCGCACTGGTTCAAATGGTTGCTGCATCACTATCTGTATTTTCGTATTCCCCTTTTACGGCCCGACGCATTTCTCAAAAAGACAATCAACTATGTGCGTCCGTTAGCCTCCACTGCGGCTTTTGTCTTATATTCCATTTGCGGAATTATGGGGCTGATTCTGGTAAGTATGCGACATGAACAATTCTTCCATACTTTCCAGTATTTTTTTAATTTTAAAGGATTGCTCTATTACGGCTCGGCTATAACGCTCGTTAAAATTATTCATGAATTTTCACACGCATACACCGCCAAAGCGCACGGGCTAAGAGTCCCTGTCATGGGGGTGGCTTTCATTGTGCTCTGGCCGGTGGCTTACTGTGACGTAACCGATGCATGGCGCATCCCCAAACAGAGAAAGCGACTTCCGGTTGCTGCTGCCGGGATAATTGCGGAACTGGTTATAGCTGGTTTCTGTCTCATGGGCTGGGCTTTTACCCAACCGGGATTGCTGAACAGCCTATTCTTCGTAGTATCTACAGCGTCGCTTATTTCCACGCTGCTGGTGAACCTGAACCCGGCTATGAGTTTTGACGGTTACTACATCTTTATGGATGTGTCCGGCATCGACAACCTGCGCTCAAGGGCCTCCAATTATCTTAGGTATTTATTCCGGACATCCTGTCTGGAAATGAAGCTCACCGCCCCGGAGAAACCTAAAGGATGGCGCAAATTCCTTTACGTCACATATTCTATATATTCATGGGTTTACCGCTTTTTTTTGTATATTGGTATCGCCGTGTTAGTTTACTACAAATTCACCAAGCTGCTTGGAATATTATTGTTTCTGGTAGAAGTGTGGTGGTTTATTGCCCTGCCCATAGTCAAGGAGATTACAGCTTTGATCAAAATGCGCCAAATGCTTACCCTCAATACCCGGTTAATAACCTCGCTGTTGCTACTCTCCTCGATAATCGCTTGGCTTGTTTGGCCTCGTACCCATACGTACTATTTTCCTGCTGTGGTTGAAGCACGAAATCTGCAACAGATTTACGCCCCTTTCTCTGGTGTTGTAACTGAGATCAAGGGCTGTCGGGGTAAAGAAGTCAAAATCGGTGATGAGATATTGAGCATAGCATCAGTTCCCCTGCGGGCGGAAATAAGTGAACTTTCATTGCAGGAGAAAATCCTTGAGACTGAAGCACAACTGCTATTCATTCAGCACAATTTTTCCGCAATTCCTCAGAAG
This sequence is a window from Marinifilum sp. JC120. Protein-coding genes within it:
- a CDS encoding HlyD family efflux transporter periplasmic adaptor subunit — encoded protein: MMSGDTPLPILRPDLDIIPGPKAHDGSPTTVVYDPLARSYNRFSWFEFAVIRLLGQPRTLDEVVDLLQQDTTMNPTPEEVLSVCQELVMQGLTVNTLVQQPDQLEKEVKARTPHWFKWLLHHYLYFRIPLLRPDAFLKKTINYVRPLASTAAFVLYSICGIMGLILVSMRHEQFFHTFQYFFNFKGLLYYGSAITLVKIIHEFSHAYTAKAHGLRVPVMGVAFIVLWPVAYCDVTDAWRIPKQRKRLPVAAAGIIAELVIAGFCLMGWAFTQPGLLNSLFFVVSTASLISTLLVNLNPAMSFDGYYIFMDVSGIDNLRSRASNYLRYLFRTSCLEMKLTAPEKPKGWRKFLYVTYSIYSWVYRFFLYIGIAVLVYYKFTKLLGILLFLVEVWWFIALPIVKEITALIKMRQMLTLNTRLITSLLLLSSIIAWLVWPRTHTYYFPAVVEARNLQQIYAPFSGVVTEIKGCRGKEVKIGDEILSIASVPLRAEISELSLQEKILETEAQLLFIQHNFSAIPQKEEEKHQIASRLQGIKKRQEFYNLSAQVSGTITDWDRNLRLGQHVQQNQIFGKIVNPDDFYLAAYLPEDKVSLLSEGDTAHFYPETGAKAASGTIIKISKSKTDSIRHIALTSLASGDIPATQDRYGKISLLEARYVVEVKPDSPVLFPLGKSGQMRMQTAPRSYLIDLWHKVYRTLVKESDF